The genomic interval TGGTAGATTTCAATTGctctctaaaattttaatataaaaataaaaagtcagtAACCAAATTACATAAGCCATAAATACAGAGCCTGACAAAGTTGACGAACGTATGTTTTGCACATAGTTGAAAGTTGAAACAGGAGCTGTTCAGGCTCGGGTTCTTTCAATTCCATGACCCACCTACAAAACGCACTCAACGCATCTCTCATTGGTCCACAATGACAAAGGCGTGGGGCGGTGTATCTGTAAATTGCATAGAGTCCAAGACTCGATGGCTTTTCGTTTTTCTAACCCCAACAAAGAGCGAaggagaaatgaaaaaaatctgaaaaaaaaaaaagtattattattaaaatagcaaatacccacaaaaaaaaatccattatattatatactttGCAAGTTTGCATAATCATACAACACGGGCTGTgtactttctctctctttccgACAAGACTCAGCTGAATGCTCAGGACTTGTGTGATTTAATTCTAACAGACTCTTTTTTTCTCAGTTCACAGCTCGATAAGTGAGCAAAGCGGAGCAAAGCAACCTGGTTTAGTGAAGTGAGCTGTTGTTGGATCTTGGATTAGAGCAAACAGTTAGCTGTTCTTTTGACTTTTGGTGACTAAAGGCAGGTGATAATAATGGGATAATAGAGCAATCTCTGttgttgattgtttttattgtgatgatcactttattttcattattttttgctttgaattttAGTGGGTATGTTTTAGAATTATGTGACAGGATCTGGGTtactgtgttttttttttggctttgaCTGATTTTAAGTCTTCCTTGGATTCCGGCTTCTGTGTAGTAAAAGAGATGGTTGCTTTGCTTTATTTGTATCTGGTCATTTATGGGGCTTTATTTAACTGTTTTATGGGTCTTCGCTCGCTCTTAAGTTTTCCCTGTTCTGGGTTTTGGAGTAATTCACACTAGAGCTAAAAAGTTCAGGTTTTTGGCGTTTTGGAGTAGTTGAAGCGAAAAGCTTCATCTTGTaggtatttttcttttctgggtTTTTGAATTCCAGTTCAGGTTTAGCGAACTTTTAGATTTGGGACCGTGTCTCCGCTCTTGATTTTGGTCAAAGGTGAAGGAATCATGATTTGAAGttgatcataaaattttccatGCTGTTGGTTTTTGGGTTTCATTTGAagggtttttcttttgtaaaattGGCTTCTTCATGTTCAGAGTTAGTGTTTGCTTTAGCTTTGGCAAGTGATGCACTTTTTGGGAGGCAGCTTATGTGTTGGTCTTAAAAGCTTATTAACATTTCCGAATTTGCCTTGAATTTGGAGCTTTCTGCCTCAAAGGTTTTACCGACAAAAATAGGCTTTTAAGCTCTAAGAGTTTTTTCTTAGTCTGTGAATTTCTGTTCCAAATATCAGATGTGCCGTCAATTTGCTTAAGTTTCTTAGCTTTGAATTGATTCTTTGGATTGGTTTAAAGGGATACATGTTTCTGCTTTCTAGTTGGGAATTTCATTTTGCTTGACCTGATTTTTCAGTTATATCTTTTGTGCTTTTCCAGTTTCAAATTCTTGGTGTTCCCATGGATTCTCCACAATCTGTTGTCTCACCATTCAAGTCCTCTGTTGCTGCTGAGCCTGAGAAGCAGAAATCTGATTTCTTTGCTCGCTCTGGTAGCTTGACAAAGGGAACTGAAGCCAACAGAAAAGAGGCTGTTATGTCAAACTTAGGGAACTTCATTGGTGTTCTTGAAGTATACGTACATCAAGCTAGGGACATTCATAACATCTGCATTTACCACAAGCAAGATGTTTATGCTAAGCTTTGCCTCACCAGTGATCCCGAAAACACTGTCTCCACCAATATCATCAATGGTGGTGGGAGGAATCCTGTTTTCAATGAAAATCTTAAGCTCAATGTCAAGACTGTTGAATCCTCCCTCAAATGTGAAATATTTATGATGAGTAGGGTGAAGAATTATCTTGAAGACCAGTTGCTGGGCTTCACTTTGGTGCCTTTATCTGAAGTACTCGTCAAGAATGGGAAGTTGGAGAAAgagttttctctctcttcaactGATCTCTTCCATTCTCCGGCTGGATTTGTTCAGTTGTCTCTTGCATATGCTGGAGCTTCACCTGATGTAATGGCAATTCCAGCGGTGCCTAAACCTTTGGCTGCTGATGAAACTGCGCAAGAATCAGAAATATCCGAGTCCCTTGATAGGATTGAGTTCCCAGATCCAAAAATTGTGAATGAGAACCAGATGATGGTTTCAGAGTATTTTGGGATTTCATGTTCCAATATGGACACTGAAACCTCTGAGAGCTTGGTGTCTTCTGATGCCCGAAACCAAGTTAGTTCGGAGATCAGAGCTCCTGTTGTTGAAAGCTTTTCGACTGCTACAGTTGAGTCTGTTCAGCTTCCAAAGTTTGATTCTCCTCCAAGCAGTGTTTCAACCAATGGGGTCTCTTCCCCTTCAGTTGCTGCTAGCTCTGATTCCTCTGATTCTCCGGTAGTTTCAAAGCCACAGAATCAGGAACAAGAACCTCcctcaaaagagaaaaaggttGATGTTGGAGAAGGAGAGAGCGATTCCTCTGGTGGAGTGCCAAGTGATGCAATTAATAAGCCTGTTGTCAGTGTCAACATTGAGCCTGAACAGAAGGTGGTGCAGCAAGATATAGTGGACATGTATATGAAGAGCATGCAGCAATTTACTGAGTCATTGGCCAAGATGAAGCTTCCTCTGGACATCGATAGTGGACCACCTAGTTCAACCAGTTCAGGGAATTCAAGCACTGATCAGAAATTGCAGGCATCTAAGAACACTGGTTCCCGTGTGTTTTATGGGAGTAGGGCTTTTTTCTAAAGCTCATTATCCAAGTGGTTCAAGGGAAGACACAGGTGACTTTAGATTTTAGACTGGAGACTAATACTAATAGTGACGTGTAATAATGTATCATTAGTGTGGTGTTTTCCTTTGTATGTTGAGATGTTTCAGATGGCCGGAAATCATGACTTTGTCCTGTTATTAGCTTTATTTCCGATGCATCTGGTGTCAGTAGTGTATGTGAATTGTGAACTTTTCAAGTTTCATAATTCTTCCTGTTCCAGCTTCtggtttcaaattttaattattgcgGAATCAAATTTCATCTAACAATTGGTTAACAATCTATCTAATAACATGATATATTTTGGTCCCACATATCCCATGTGATTTACTGATTTGAGACAAAGTAGGGCAAAGACTTAGATTTAGCTTTTGGAACTTTTCTATCATTAGATTCAACATACCACTGATTTTATTTATGCATTTTCACACCATAATGGACAAGCAGAAGGcagctcttttatttttatattagttaaGTTGATTTTGCCGTTAAATTGAGGTAAACTTGTTCAGATTCTGGGATAGCATATAgttctgaaattatgactcAAGAGCTTATTTGTTTAACAGTGCAAGTTACAGCTGCATAGCGGGGTTTATAATCTGCAGTAAGGAAGACAAAAAGCtcttataaaaagaatttgaagaaaCCCCATTTATTCCACGCGCTCAAGTATCAATTTCAAATGGGTACTTCAATGACTTCATGGGCTCTGACTATCATATGCCTTCTACAAATCCATGCAATATGGCCATCATCTCTGTATCTCACCCTCCACAGTCCAAACTTCTCAGCAATATCCTTTCCTGTTGAGCACCTCCTCTCTCTTAAGAAATCCACCACCCATTGCTGCACAGCTATTAGCTCCTGCTGGATATCTCCAGCCCTGTTTCTGCTTCTGTTTCTGCTTCCTTCCACTCGTCCCATTGCCACAGCTCCAACTGCCCCAGCAGCAACCGCGCCTGCTGCCCCATATACAAGGGAAGAGTCAGCCAGATGGGCAACTTCCTTGCTCAAATCTGGTATCAGCTGCCCCATCCCAGTTGCGAGATGAGCTCCAATCTTGAGGgcaaatgtcaataatttcaTGAACTTTGTCATGTATGGAGCCAAACTTTTTACGGTCCTGTTGTCAACCTGCATAATTTCACAGCCCATTTGGTCTTCAACAACGTGCATTTCTCGCCTGAATTCACATAACATGTGCAGCCTGAGTGCAGTCATGCCAGAAATTATGTTTGTGATCAATTTTCTCGAGTAGTTTTCTGTTCTGACAAAGTATATCATGTTGGGCACTTTCCTCTCTTCAAGCTGGACATTGAAGTTCGCCATGTAGTTCACTTTGCGATGGAGCTCAATAAGAAGTCTGTGCTCATAATATCTTAGCCCTTGGATCTCTTGTTTCAGATCCTTTATTTCTTGTTCAATGATTTTCAATCTCTGTAATACTGTTTCCAGACCCTTGGCAATTCCACCAAAAGTTGGTTCGACTTTGCCATCAGGTTCGTTGCTGGGATCTGGTTCTTCAGGATTGTTTTCTGTGGGGACTTGCAGTTCAACAGCAAGGTTGTGAAGGTCGTGATACCTTCGGTGCAGTACTTCTCGGAAGTCATCATCTGACAGGAGGTCTCGCGCTAAGTCAAACCCAGCTCTTAGAATAGGTTTGCCAGAATCCGAGACTAGATCCCAGGTGTGCTGATAATCATACATGCTGTCTGCAGGAAGCGAAAGCAATGCCTGTTTCAAAAGTTGCACATGTACAAACTGAGTTTTCCTGTACCTTGGGGGAGTCAGATTTCTGACGCATTCTGGCCGCAGGATGTTTTCAGTTAAGGTAACTCCTTGGCAGAGGCTTTGGATAGCTGGAATTATGAGTTGATGAATAAGCCTAAGAGTTTCAGTCAGACTCTTGGTAGAGCAAGCGAGAACATCAATGTAGTATCCCAATTGTCCTCCAAGTTCTACTCTAATATATATGCCATTGATGATtatggaaattaaatatttctcaAGATTGTAAGTTGCTCCATGTTGGTTCTTCAAAGCCATAATCCTGTTATGTAGATGCACCTGAATTTGCAAACAATCAAACTCTGATAAGAATTTGAACATAGGATTTTAGTTTGGAGCTTGCCTTTTAAATGCTTTATAACTTTTTAGTTAGTAATAACAAATACCATctccatttgtattttcatgACTTTAAGCATAATCAGAATATGAAGTTTAAACATTAAGAGAAAAGGAATATAGAACTCTTGCCTGTAAACGAGGAAAGAAGCCTGGTGTGAGAAACATGTGACTTGAATCATCACATTCAAGATGCCGCCCTGCATAGATGCAATCAGGTGAATCTATTTGCCATTTCTGTGGCTTTCCTCTGCCTTCTTCAAGAATTGATGGGATGAGTAACAAAGAATCTGGATCTGAAGGATCTTGCTCATAACATAGTTCTAGTTTCAGCATCATTCTTACAAGGTCACTGGCTTCCAAGTTCTCAAATACTTTTGAGCCCATTCCGGGAATCTGACTTTGCAAGCTTCCTCTTAGAATCTTCTCCAATTCTTTTCTGCTAGTGAAGCCATTGTTCTCCAGGGAGCTTTGCTTTCTAACTTCTAATTTTATGAGTTTGCTAAGCACTTCGCTGCAAAACCACTCACAATCTAGAATTAAGAAACCCAGTTCATCAAAGTAAATCACCTCGCCTATATGATGAAGACAAGTAGCAATAGCACGCCTCCTCATTTCCACCTTATCCTTATTATCATGCCTCGATCGGATTCTCAAGGGTGGAACCTTAACCTGACATAGCTCAGCAAACTCTTTCCATTTCATTGCTGGCTTGTTGTAGTTCTCTGATCTCCAATCCGATAAAATTTGTATGAGGTCATTGCAGAGCTGATAAACACGAGGGACTCTTTGGAGAATAGTCCTGCTTGTCTTTCGAATGTGATGAGTGAGTTTAGTGACAGATGCAGATGATCTAGCATCAATTGTGAATACAGTAGGATAGAAGTCAACAAACCCTTggaatttgtcttttaatCTCTGTATTGAACTCACAGTGAGCTGCATATCTTGTGAAGGTTGATTGATTTTGTCATAATGAGTGAGGACTACAGT from Citrus sinensis cultivar Valencia sweet orange chromosome 9, DVS_A1.0, whole genome shotgun sequence carries:
- the LOC102624978 gene encoding uncharacterized protein LOC102624978, which produces MDSPQSVVSPFKSSVAAEPEKQKSDFFARSGSLTKGTEANRKEAVMSNLGNFIGVLEVYVHQARDIHNICIYHKQDVYAKLCLTSDPENTVSTNIINGGGRNPVFNENLKLNVKTVESSLKCEIFMMSRVKNYLEDQLLGFTLVPLSEVLVKNGKLEKEFSLSSTDLFHSPAGFVQLSLAYAGASPDVMAIPAVPKPLAADETAQESEISESLDRIEFPDPKIVNENQMMVSEYFGISCSNMDTETSESLVSSDARNQVSSEIRAPVVESFSTATVESVQLPKFDSPPSSVSTNGVSSPSVAASSDSSDSPVVSKPQNQEQEPPSKEKKVDVGEGESDSSGGVPSDAINKPVVSVNIEPEQKVVQQDIVDMYMKSMQQFTESLAKMKLPLDIDSGPPSSTSSGNSSTDQKLQASKNTGSRVFYGSRAFF
- the LOC102624681 gene encoding protein TORNADO 1, which translates into the protein MAPNNENLRDLQWLFQAIESESLNLHNLSFFLSQPATGCHQETENSMNINIGKDTLLYFPHLLTLLVTAEKAHTSLKHLEFHSVEWEIEQMRILGLLLDCSSNVKQVVFRRNKFDAECLAEISDVVRRNGVIKEVMFTESGIKNAGASLLASALKVNDTLEELQIWEDSIGSKGAEELSKMIEANSTLKSLTIFDSSSLTATPLISAVLARNRAMEVHVWSGENGEKSSKVVEFLPENGTLRIYRLDVSGSCRVACSLGCNTTVKSLDMTGVRLKSRWAKEFRWVLQQNQSLKEVILSKTCLKDKGVVYVAAGLFKNRSLESLYLHGNWFSGVGVEHLLCPLSRFSSLQSQANITLRSVTFGGGRTKIGRDGIAAILQMLTTNETVTQLGIYDDQSLRPDDFVRIFKSLQKNASLRQLSLQGCKGVRGELLQQAIMETLQVNPWIEDIDLERTPLKNSGKADGIYQRLGQKGRSEPDIDLLKDMPLTEPKSCRVFFCGQEYAGKTTLCNSISQNFSSSKLPYIEQVRTLVNPVEQAVRPVGMKIKTLKDEDTRISIWNLAGQHEFYSLHDLMFPGHGSASCFLIISSLFRKPTNREPKTPEEIEEDLRYWLRFIVSNSRRAVQQCMLPNVTVVLTHYDKINQPSQDMQLTVSSIQRLKDKFQGFVDFYPTVFTIDARSSASVTKLTHHIRKTSRTILQRVPRVYQLCNDLIQILSDWRSENYNKPAMKWKEFAELCQVKVPPLRIRSRHDNKDKVEMRRRAIATCLHHIGEVIYFDELGFLILDCEWFCSEVLSKLIKLEVRKQSSLENNGFTSRKELEKILRGSLQSQIPGMGSKVFENLEASDLVRMMLKLELCYEQDPSDPDSLLLIPSILEEGRGKPQKWQIDSPDCIYAGRHLECDDSSHMFLTPGFFPRLQVHLHNRIMALKNQHGATYNLEKYLISIIINGIYIRVELGGQLGYYIDVLACSTKSLTETLRLIHQLIIPAIQSLCQGVTLTENILRPECVRNLTPPRYRKTQFVHVQLLKQALLSLPADSMYDYQHTWDLVSDSGKPILRAGFDLARDLLSDDDFREVLHRRYHDLHNLAVELQVPTENNPEEPDPSNEPDGKVEPTFGGIAKGLETVLQRLKIIEQEIKDLKQEIQGLRYYEHRLLIELHRKVNYMANFNVQLEERKVPNMIYFVRTENYSRKLITNIISGMTALRLHMLCEFRREMHVVEDQMGCEIMQVDNRTVKSLAPYMTKFMKLLTFALKIGAHLATGMGQLIPDLSKEVAHLADSSLVYGAAGAVAAGAVGAVAMGRVEGSRNRSRNRAGDIQQELIAVQQWVVDFLRERRCSTGKDIAEKFGLWRVRYRDDGHIAWICRRHMIVRAHEVIEVPI